The Antarcticibacterium sp. 1MA-6-2 genome has a window encoding:
- a CDS encoding fibronectin type III domain-containing protein produces the protein MKAKYVRYNNVEVPGKNLALSEIRVFGKGLGKKPAKVKGFNITRQDDRRDASFKWEPVKGAQGYNIRWGIAPDKLYQSWLLYDVNEHFMRNLDRDTPYYFSIEAFNENGISERTQVQEVK, from the coding sequence GTGAAGGCAAAGTACGTACGCTACAATAATGTGGAAGTCCCGGGAAAAAATCTGGCATTGTCTGAAATTAGGGTTTTTGGAAAAGGTCTGGGCAAAAAACCTGCAAAGGTTAAAGGATTCAATATTACAAGACAGGACGACAGGAGAGACGCTTCTTTTAAATGGGAACCTGTGAAGGGAGCCCAGGGTTATAATATTCGATGGGGCATAGCGCCGGATAAGTTATATCAGTCCTGGTTACTTTATGACGTAAATGAACATTTTATGAGGAACCTGGATCGTGATACTCCTTACTATTTCAGCATTGAAGCTTTTAATGAAAATGGGATTTCAGAAAGAACTCAGGTTCAGGAAGTGAAATAA
- a CDS encoding family 43 glycosylhydrolase, which produces MKGFGYIITSAVLLFNGMLHSQEVVPETYINPLDIDYTYMVYNSSNNISYRSGADPAVIEFKGEYYMFVTRSFGYWHSKDLINWEFIKPKQWYFEGSNAPTAFNYKDSLVYFAGDPAGYGSILYTDDPKSGEWTPTASISNNIQDSELFIDDDGKAYLYWGSSNVHPLRVKMLNKDDRFLETGVEKELFNLVEEEHGWERFGENNFHPTLKEGYMEGASMTKHDGKYYLQYAAPGTQFNVYADAAYIGETPLGPFKYMKNNPYSFKPGGFANGAGHGITVKQTNGQYWHFATMALASNSHWER; this is translated from the coding sequence ATGAAAGGCTTTGGTTATATAATTACATCAGCAGTTTTATTATTTAATGGAATGCTTCATTCGCAGGAAGTAGTGCCGGAAACCTATATAAATCCATTAGATATTGATTATACCTATATGGTATACAATTCAAGCAACAATATTTCCTACCGTTCCGGGGCAGATCCTGCTGTAATTGAATTTAAGGGAGAATACTATATGTTCGTTACCCGATCATTTGGATACTGGCATTCAAAAGATCTTATTAATTGGGAATTTATTAAACCTAAACAATGGTATTTTGAAGGTTCAAATGCCCCTACAGCCTTTAACTATAAGGATTCACTTGTATACTTTGCGGGAGATCCTGCGGGATACGGAAGTATTCTTTATACCGATGATCCCAAAAGCGGAGAATGGACACCTACTGCTTCTATTTCTAACAACATCCAGGATTCGGAATTATTCATCGATGATGATGGAAAAGCTTACCTGTACTGGGGCTCGTCCAACGTTCATCCTCTTCGTGTAAAAATGCTGAATAAAGATGATCGGTTTTTGGAAACCGGGGTAGAAAAAGAACTTTTTAATCTGGTGGAAGAAGAACATGGCTGGGAACGCTTCGGGGAAAATAATTTTCACCCAACTTTAAAGGAAGGTTATATGGAAGGTGCCTCTATGACCAAGCACGACGGCAAATATTATTTGCAGTATGCGGCGCCGGGTACCCAGTTCAATGTTTATGCAGATGCTGCTTATATTGGGGAAACTCCGTTGGGGCCTTTTAAATATATGAAAAACAATCCCTATAGTTTTAAGCCCGGAGGGTTTGCCAACGGTGCAGGACATGGGATAACGGTGAAACAAACTAATGGACAATACTGGCATTTTGCTACTATGGCCCTGGCTTCCAATTCACATTGGGAACGCTAG
- a CDS encoding prolyl oligopeptidase family serine peptidase encodes MKRTFTFLTLFLFLVAASAHAQDLQDYQKAEFIQNNDTLNYRIMFPKNFSEDKKYPVVLFLHGAGERGDDNEAQLVHGGKLFVEKRDEFPAIVIFPQAPKEDYWANVEVERDSVPYQFHFKNTAEPTQALSLVMGLMDSITKQKYINQDRIYIGGLSMGGMGTYEMLYRKPEMFTAAIAICGGADPEIVKEYPEDFNIWIFHGEKDDVVLPKYSKIMAREINSRGANAKLSLYPEDNHNSWDTAFAEPELLPWLFSHNKSDRK; translated from the coding sequence ATGAAAAGAACATTTACTTTTTTAACCTTATTTCTCTTTTTAGTTGCAGCTTCAGCACACGCTCAGGATCTTCAAGATTACCAAAAAGCAGAGTTTATTCAGAATAATGACACGCTGAATTACAGAATCATGTTTCCGAAGAATTTTTCAGAAGATAAAAAATATCCTGTTGTATTATTTCTTCACGGTGCCGGGGAACGGGGAGACGATAATGAAGCGCAACTCGTACACGGGGGGAAATTGTTTGTGGAGAAAAGAGATGAGTTTCCTGCGATTGTAATTTTTCCGCAGGCTCCAAAAGAAGATTATTGGGCAAATGTAGAGGTAGAGCGGGATTCTGTTCCATATCAATTTCATTTTAAAAATACAGCTGAACCCACACAGGCTCTCAGCTTAGTTATGGGTTTAATGGATTCTATTACAAAACAAAAATATATAAACCAGGATAGGATCTACATTGGCGGACTTTCCATGGGCGGAATGGGAACTTATGAAATGCTCTACAGGAAACCGGAAATGTTTACCGCTGCTATCGCCATATGCGGAGGTGCAGATCCTGAAATTGTAAAAGAGTATCCTGAAGATTTTAATATCTGGATCTTTCACGGAGAAAAAGATGACGTCGTTTTACCCAAGTATTCCAAAATAATGGCGAGGGAAATAAACTCCCGGGGGGCTAACGCAAAATTATCTTTATATCCGGAAGATAACCATAACAGCTGGGACACAGCTTTTGCAGAACCAGAACTATTACCCTGGTTGTTTTCCCATAATAAAAGCGATAGAAAATAG
- a CDS encoding glucoamylase family protein: protein MNYRKAYIFILTLLTVLGCKENQDKQLAVNEEVEKTDSLSQEALLDTVQKQTLKYFWDYAEPNSGMARERFHPDGDYPRNDAHVVTTGGSGFGLMAIVAGMEREFIPRDSAVARLNKIADFLANTTRFHGAWPHWINGETGETQAFSDKDNGGDIVETSFLAQGLIVVREYLKNGNEQEKAVAAKYDELWKGIEWNWYTNNKNGIYWHWSPIYEWEMDFMIEGYNECLITYIMAASSPEHAIHPDAYHDGWARSGSITTDVEAFGIPLILKHNTRGDMGGPLFWAHYSYLGLNPKGLSDKYANYWDLNVNHSKINYLYAQENPRDFDTYHDASWGLTASYTKNEDGSVGYAAHSPDEDRGVVSPTAAISSLPYTPGESLRAIRYFYEDQHDLLWGPAGFYDAFSLEGEDWVAKKYLAIDQGPIVVMIENYRSGLIWNLFMGAPEVQEGLGRLGFTSEEYGQIGNK, encoded by the coding sequence ATGAATTATCGTAAAGCATATATTTTTATTCTGACTCTACTCACTGTTCTGGGATGTAAAGAAAATCAAGACAAACAACTTGCAGTTAATGAAGAAGTAGAAAAAACAGATAGCTTATCTCAGGAGGCTTTACTCGATACTGTTCAAAAGCAAACGCTGAAATATTTTTGGGATTATGCCGAACCAAATTCAGGTATGGCGAGAGAGCGTTTTCATCCCGATGGGGATTATCCCAGGAATGATGCTCATGTTGTCACAACAGGAGGTTCCGGTTTTGGATTAATGGCTATAGTTGCGGGAATGGAGCGGGAGTTTATTCCTCGTGATTCTGCTGTGGCAAGATTAAATAAAATAGCCGATTTTTTGGCTAATACCACGAGATTCCACGGAGCATGGCCTCATTGGATAAATGGCGAAACGGGCGAGACTCAGGCATTTAGTGACAAGGACAATGGAGGTGATATTGTAGAAACTTCATTTCTTGCACAAGGCCTTATAGTTGTAAGAGAGTACCTTAAGAACGGGAATGAACAGGAAAAAGCAGTTGCTGCGAAATATGACGAATTATGGAAAGGTATAGAATGGAACTGGTACACAAACAACAAAAATGGAATATACTGGCACTGGTCTCCAATTTATGAGTGGGAAATGGACTTTATGATCGAGGGATATAACGAATGTCTTATTACTTATATAATGGCAGCTTCCTCGCCTGAACATGCTATTCATCCCGATGCTTACCACGATGGCTGGGCGCGAAGCGGGAGTATTACTACTGATGTTGAAGCATTTGGGATTCCCTTAATTCTGAAACACAACACCAGGGGAGATATGGGAGGCCCTCTCTTTTGGGCTCATTATTCTTATCTGGGATTAAATCCAAAAGGTCTAAGTGACAAATATGCAAATTATTGGGATTTGAATGTGAATCACAGTAAGATCAATTATCTCTATGCCCAGGAAAATCCGAGAGATTTTGATACCTATCACGATGCTTCCTGGGGGCTTACTGCTAGCTATACAAAGAATGAGGACGGGAGTGTGGGTTATGCAGCTCATTCTCCAGATGAAGACCGTGGAGTGGTCTCCCCAACGGCAGCAATAAGCTCTCTTCCTTATACTCCGGGAGAATCTTTGCGAGCTATAAGATATTTTTATGAAGATCAACATGATCTTTTATGGGGTCCGGCCGGGTTTTATGATGCTTTTAGTCTTGAAGGAGAAGATTGGGTGGCCAAAAAATATCTGGCTATAGATCAGGGACCAATAGTAGTAATGATAGAAAATTATAGATCAGGCTTGATCTGGAACCTGTTTATGGGTGCTCCTGAAGTGCAGGAAGGACTTGGCAGATTAGGGTTTACTTCTGAAGAATATGGGCAAATAGGTAATAAATAA
- a CDS encoding LamG domain-containing protein, with protein sequence MLMLSATGSYLTFPSTGLLEDEFSTTFWYKVNADPNRAGIITVSAVNANGPNLNNLNYGFQLFREGDAASQRIKASVGTGEGNSWNDGGLINVTAGEWVHVAFTISETESKIYLNGVLQNTGTVTGGVDWTGADLISVMSGAPRFTEWNHLSDRSYIDELRFYNVVLSQEEIQAAIAE encoded by the coding sequence ATGCTTATGCTTAGTGCAACAGGTTCTTACCTTACTTTCCCATCAACTGGTTTATTAGAGGATGAATTTAGTACCACCTTTTGGTATAAAGTAAATGCCGATCCTAACCGTGCAGGTATAATTACAGTTAGTGCTGTAAATGCAAATGGTCCTAACTTAAATAATCTGAACTATGGGTTCCAGTTATTTAGAGAAGGAGATGCAGCCAGCCAACGTATAAAGGCCAGTGTAGGTACCGGAGAGGGAAATAGCTGGAATGATGGGGGGCTTATCAACGTAACAGCTGGTGAATGGGTGCATGTTGCTTTTACCATTTCTGAAACTGAAAGTAAAATCTATTTAAATGGAGTACTACAGAATACTGGAACAGTCACCGGGGGAGTGGATTGGACAGGAGCTGACTTAATTTCGGTAATGTCCGGTGCTCCAAGATTTACTGAATGGAATCATTTGTCAGACCGAAGTTATATTGATGAACTTCGTTTTTATAACGTAGTTCTTTCTCAGGAAGAAATTCAGGCTGCAATAGCCGAATAA
- a CDS encoding LamG domain-containing protein has translation MKNLNIKYLGLVTCLFLFVGCEYEGIDPITSVDPGQDEASPVITISNPPEGMVINEATELSSLEINLKVEDDIELQEIVVQVNGENVATYTEFTDYRIALKKFMYEGITFGEHTVTVTATDMDGNVTSKTVNFKKEPPYSPKYENEVFYMGFEGAYMDLLSLTTAQQTGTPGFSENSYEGARSYKGANGAYLSIPLPELGNDFTVAFWYNLNTSADRACILTATDDSDRNQGFRFFREPAPGDATKQVFKLNVGTESGDIWNDGGTIPAADSDWMHIAFTFTSEGTVIYFDGVPVRSTELSNAQVDWTGVDNLVIGSGLNFEGWGHNSDPSLIDELRLFDVALTAEEIDEMVNPDGGPLSLYLPFDGDYKDVVSDRTITVVGTPGFAGESVEGTNAYA, from the coding sequence ATGAAAAATTTAAATATAAAATACCTGGGACTTGTGACCTGTTTATTTCTGTTTGTTGGATGTGAATATGAAGGTATAGATCCTATTACCTCAGTTGATCCGGGACAGGATGAGGCGAGTCCCGTAATTACTATTAGTAACCCTCCTGAAGGCATGGTTATTAATGAAGCAACAGAGCTTTCATCTCTTGAAATCAACCTGAAGGTGGAAGACGACATCGAATTACAGGAAATTGTGGTTCAGGTGAATGGAGAGAACGTGGCGACCTATACTGAATTTACTGACTATCGTATTGCACTCAAAAAATTCATGTATGAGGGTATAACCTTTGGAGAACATACTGTTACTGTGACTGCAACAGATATGGATGGCAATGTTACCAGTAAAACCGTTAATTTTAAAAAGGAACCTCCTTATTCCCCAAAATATGAAAATGAAGTCTTCTATATGGGATTTGAAGGAGCGTATATGGACCTGCTTTCTTTAACAACTGCTCAGCAAACAGGTACTCCTGGATTCTCTGAAAATTCTTATGAAGGTGCAAGATCTTATAAAGGAGCAAATGGGGCATATCTTTCTATCCCGCTGCCGGAATTAGGAAATGATTTCACCGTCGCGTTTTGGTATAATTTAAATACTTCAGCTGATAGAGCTTGTATTTTAACTGCAACAGATGACAGCGATCGCAACCAGGGATTTAGGTTCTTTAGGGAACCAGCTCCGGGAGATGCTACAAAACAAGTTTTTAAGCTTAATGTTGGAACCGAATCTGGTGATATTTGGAACGATGGAGGAACAATACCTGCTGCGGATTCAGATTGGATGCACATCGCCTTTACATTTACTTCAGAAGGAACTGTGATTTATTTTGACGGAGTTCCAGTTCGTTCAACGGAACTCTCCAACGCTCAGGTTGACTGGACGGGAGTGGATAACTTAGTGATTGGGTCAGGTCTTAACTTCGAAGGATGGGGACATAATTCAGATCCCAGTTTAATAGACGAACTACGCCTCTTTGATGTTGCTTTAACTGCAGAGGAAATTGACGAAATGGTAAATCCTGATGGAGGACCTTTATCACTTTATCTGCCATTTGATGGAGATTATAAGGATGTGGTGTCGGACAGAACAATAACTGTAGTGGGAACTCCCGGCTTTGCAGGCGAGAGTGTTGAGGGTACAAATGCTTATGCTTAG
- a CDS encoding RagB/SusD family nutrient uptake outer membrane protein, with product MQFSDFGTPTGDQVYHLYAPFGPQNWTPARANASSGWGFYEPSFKFIKFMIDRDETVRLETSVLFTDKGIDSLRTVGVTDIPGFVSNTTRSGDMINDFARGVFSSGKHYLPSNQLTTGRNDYGAGKNMIVIRYSEILLMYAEALTRGASGLGMTADEAVNLVRERGDMQPISNVTTQQVLDEKFAELALEWGIRYYDMIRLNNYSELSYNGRTFTAADEYLPYPQAQVDALPLEATPVNRDTPMNAVLSQLNN from the coding sequence ATGCAATTCTCCGATTTTGGTACACCTACAGGGGACCAGGTATATCATTTATATGCACCGTTTGGACCTCAAAACTGGACACCTGCTCGTGCAAATGCCTCCAGTGGCTGGGGCTTCTATGAGCCAAGTTTTAAGTTTATAAAGTTTATGATAGATAGGGATGAGACGGTACGGCTTGAAACCAGTGTGTTATTTACTGACAAAGGCATTGATTCCCTAAGAACAGTTGGTGTTACTGATATTCCGGGTTTCGTTTCAAATACTACGAGATCTGGCGATATGATTAATGACTTTGCCAGAGGGGTATTTTCTAGCGGGAAGCACTATTTACCTTCCAATCAGTTAACAACCGGGAGAAATGATTACGGTGCAGGAAAAAATATGATAGTCATAAGGTATTCTGAAATACTTTTAATGTATGCTGAAGCCTTAACACGTGGAGCTTCCGGTTTGGGAATGACAGCAGATGAAGCTGTAAACCTTGTGAGAGAAAGGGGCGATATGCAACCAATATCCAATGTTACTACTCAACAGGTTCTCGATGAGAAATTTGCAGAATTAGCTTTGGAGTGGGGAATTCGTTATTATGATATGATCCGGCTAAATAATTATTCAGAATTAAGCTATAATGGAAGAACATTTACTGCGGCAGATGAATACCTGCCTTATCCGCAGGCACAGGTTGATGCATTACCCTTAGAGGCCACTCCTGTGAATAGAGATACTCCAATGAACGCTGTACTGTCACAATTAAATAATTGA
- a CDS encoding RagB/SusD family nutrient uptake outer membrane protein has protein sequence MKAINKIFTRSLVLLGVVAMSACSDKLDVQEGQLNTGDLDYTNTSEMIAPLIGGYYEFATRGWEEPLLLAVRGDDVNAGGLGDQQPFADTDRYNYNKDYWMYNSLWNVHYNDIINMNTAILQIENYKEFATGDDIARADQYIAELMVLRAWFHLNLARVWSDVFIITSNQPEAEIEEGVSSKEEIMQFISDQMDMAIPNLPDLRPNQRTDIEGGVTRYTAYAIKALAQQELENYQGVADATVL, from the coding sequence ATGAAAGCTATAAATAAAATTTTTACCCGCTCGCTGGTTCTGCTTGGTGTTGTAGCAATGAGTGCGTGCTCCGATAAACTTGACGTTCAGGAAGGTCAATTAAATACAGGTGATTTGGATTACACTAACACCTCAGAAATGATTGCGCCTCTTATTGGAGGATATTATGAATTTGCCACACGTGGATGGGAAGAACCTCTCCTTTTAGCTGTGCGGGGAGATGATGTCAATGCAGGAGGTTTAGGTGACCAACAGCCATTTGCAGATACAGATAGGTATAACTATAACAAAGATTATTGGATGTACAACTCCTTATGGAATGTGCATTACAATGACATAATAAATATGAATACGGCGATACTGCAAATCGAGAATTATAAGGAATTTGCGACAGGAGACGATATTGCCAGAGCTGATCAATATATTGCAGAATTAATGGTTTTACGAGCCTGGTTCCATCTCAATCTTGCACGGGTTTGGAGTGACGTTTTTATTATCACTTCCAATCAGCCTGAAGCTGAAATTGAGGAAGGAGTTTCCAGTAAAGAAGAAATAATGCAGTTTATTTCCGATCAAATGGATATGGCAATTCCTAATCTACCCGATCTTAGACCAAATCAACGTACGGACATTGAAGGAGGGGTTACAAGATATACCGCCTACGCCATAAAAGCATTAGCGCAACAGGAACTGGAAAATTACCAGGGGGTTGCAGATGCTACGGTGCTATAA
- a CDS encoding SusC/RagA family TonB-linked outer membrane protein → MKVKLLLILAFLVTSVGFAQDSKTITGTVLDPNDLPLPGATVKVVGKEIFAVTDFDGNFTLEGVVSGDRFNVTFLGFETQELTIGDNVEYIVNLQEDAATLDEVVVVGYGTQRKSDLTGSIVTVNAEELERTPTSNVMQSLQGKVAGVQIVSANSPGDSPTVRVRGVGTYTNATNVLYVVDGALYNNIDFLNTKDIKSVNVLKDASSSAIYGVRAANGVIIIETKAGRRNQKAQFEYDGYTGIQRAQNVVKMANAEQFTTMAYESGSTADIQFVMNAMQRFGRSRINPNIPAVNTDWYDEILRDGLMQSHSIGISGGSDNVTYSVGTNYFSQEGILDMKNEYERFNIRSKVDIDISDRFKAGVNSIFSNATKYEPENSAWFKAYFAVPILPVMDPTNTSAAPNQFANAQLLGYRSTQNPFTDLTYNDNRLKIRKLLTTLYFQYDIIDEKLDFKTTYSHDFSSLEERRVNLPYTLGNNVEVRSSIDRESNNFSNQYWDNVLTYKDRFGDHDLTLMAGTSFRDEAANEFEATGQDIA, encoded by the coding sequence ATGAAAGTTAAATTACTATTAATCCTGGCATTTTTAGTTACGAGTGTAGGATTTGCACAGGACTCTAAAACTATTACGGGAACAGTTTTGGATCCTAATGACCTTCCTTTACCCGGTGCAACGGTAAAAGTAGTGGGAAAGGAAATTTTTGCTGTCACAGATTTTGACGGGAATTTCACTTTAGAGGGGGTTGTTAGTGGTGACCGCTTCAATGTAACTTTTCTTGGATTCGAAACTCAGGAGTTAACTATTGGAGATAATGTAGAGTATATTGTTAATCTACAGGAAGACGCTGCAACACTGGATGAAGTTGTGGTGGTAGGTTACGGTACCCAACGAAAATCTGATCTTACAGGTTCTATTGTAACTGTAAATGCTGAGGAGCTTGAAAGAACACCTACCTCTAACGTTATGCAGTCCTTACAGGGAAAGGTTGCAGGGGTGCAAATCGTTTCAGCTAATTCCCCCGGTGATTCTCCAACAGTTCGTGTAAGGGGAGTGGGTACCTATACAAACGCTACTAATGTATTATATGTAGTTGATGGTGCTCTATATAATAACATAGATTTCCTTAATACGAAGGACATAAAATCTGTAAACGTCCTTAAAGATGCTTCTTCCTCTGCAATATATGGTGTAAGAGCTGCTAATGGGGTAATTATTATTGAAACTAAAGCGGGAAGGAGAAATCAAAAGGCACAGTTTGAATATGATGGATATACGGGTATTCAACGCGCACAGAATGTTGTAAAAATGGCTAATGCTGAACAATTTACAACAATGGCCTACGAATCGGGTTCCACAGCTGATATTCAGTTTGTAATGAACGCAATGCAGCGGTTTGGGAGGAGCAGAATTAATCCTAATATCCCGGCAGTAAATACAGACTGGTATGATGAAATTTTAAGGGATGGTCTAATGCAGAGCCATAGTATTGGTATTTCAGGAGGTAGTGATAATGTTACTTATTCGGTTGGAACAAACTATTTTTCACAGGAAGGGATTCTTGATATGAAAAATGAGTATGAGAGATTTAATATTCGATCTAAAGTAGATATTGATATTTCTGACAGATTCAAGGCGGGAGTGAATTCCATCTTCAGTAATGCTACCAAATATGAGCCTGAAAATTCAGCCTGGTTTAAAGCATACTTTGCCGTTCCAATATTGCCTGTAATGGATCCCACAAATACTTCAGCAGCACCTAATCAATTTGCAAATGCTCAACTTTTAGGGTATAGAAGTACACAAAATCCTTTTACAGATCTTACCTATAACGATAACAGGTTGAAGATACGTAAACTGCTCACCACTCTATATTTCCAATATGATATTATAGATGAAAAACTGGATTTCAAAACTACTTACAGTCATGATTTTTCCTCGTTGGAAGAGCGTCGTGTTAATCTTCCCTACACCCTCGGGAATAACGTTGAGGTAAGATCTTCAATTGACCGGGAGAGTAATAATTTTTCAAACCAGTACTGGGACAACGTCCTTACTTATAAAGATAGGTTTGGAGATCATGATCTTACTTTAATGGCGGGTACATCTTTTAGGGATGAAGCTGCCAACGAATTTGAAGCAACAGGACAGGACATTGCTTAG